The sequence CCTGAAGAGGAAACGCATCACGAAGAACCGTAAGAATTCATGACACGTTTAAAGAGAACTGATCAGAGTCCAGAAACAGGCGACGGACCAGCTGAGGAACTTGGTGCTGTTGTAGAACGGTTCTCCTGCGAGGCCAAAGCTCACGTTGACTCCAAACACATCCGGTTGTGAGAAAAAACCTTGGATCAGACCAGACGATGCCGCGGTCGCCTCGCCGTTCTGAGCCCGGGGATCGGAGTGACGGCACGGCGTGGCATCCTCCAAAGCTGGATGAGGCTGGCGGTACGCCACTGGCTTCCACTGCACAAAACCCAGAACATCAGAGCTGCCGTTCGCCGATGAAATCCACCGAGACACCTGAGAGGTCAGTACGGACAATGGACACGTGGTTCTCAGACAGGTTACAGGtaaccccacccaccccagAGTCCAAATGTCTGTTCAGGAAATATTGCAGAATTAACGTTTTCCTGTTGAATTATTGATTACCTTGAATATTGACGGCGTGTACTCGTCATCGATGGATTGATGGACCTCCAATCTGCTCCAAGGGTAAGCCCCTCCTACTGCCTGCAGCTCCAATAAGAACCTGGAATGAGCTGCCCGTGGCAACACACCATCAAGCCACACCCCCAGTTGGGAGGAGTCAGCTGTGTGCTTGAGGCGGGGCCAAAACTGATCACGCCCCTCCGAGTCAAAAAACGACAACTGGCagcaacaaaggaaaagagaaatatgAATGTTAGAGGACAGAGTGCCGATAGATAATCAATGATTTGTCTCAGTATTTTCATGTtgattaaagggtcagttcactcaaaTCAATAAAAGACAGACACTGGACACTGATGGTATTTGGCCTTTAAAGGGACAGAGTCTGACCAAAGGTGGATCAGAGCCACTGACCAGTCACTGGCCTTCTGCTGATGATATTGTGTGCTGATGTCACTGGTTTCTCTTCATGACTCAGCAAATTTCTGCcttatatttacattaaactTTAATAttgaatgaaaataacaataaaccaCACTGGGTCacgtcagaggtcagaggtcaccgtGACGACAGGTGGTCAGTGTAGGTATATCATGACATCAGACCTGCAGGCACAGCGACCCGTTGGTGAAGTTTGTGGGGGATCCACAGAGAAGAGGGATCGGATCCGATTGGTTGAGACGAGACCAGGTGAAGTTCCGCAGCTCGTACGGAgggaaaaggtcagaggtcggaTCAGCCGTGTCGTTAACGTCGTCATACTCAAACAACTGAAAGAAGGAGGCAAGATTTATTCAGTGACAACGTCAAAGCTGCTTTGATTCTGATTCATTGAAACTGCGAGCCCCAGATGATCCTCAGCGTGTTAGCGTTCgtgtttcagattttatttcattcatctgtctgttGATTTAAGGTGGACAGACTGATTTAAGGTGGATGTTTCTGACCCTGCTGAAGACAACGGCGGTGCTGTACAGGATGTTGCTCTCTGGCTCCACCATCAGGCTGTCGCTGGTGTTACGAGCCAGAAACAGAGGCCAGTTcacctgagagagaaaacagaacatcAGGAGCACATCTGCATTTAAAGATATCCAGCAGCACCAACACTGACTCTGAGCtcagagacaaaacactgatcACAGATCCACCATGTGGCTGCTGTCAGACAGAAGGTCCATGAACGCCACACTGAGCGTACAGCTAAAGGCTGGGTCGCTCAGCACAAAGTGTCTGTCAGGATGGAAAACACTCAAATCTGctggaaatgtttttcatttattctatttaaacttttttctcttttttattttctcatttccaaCAGTGAGCTGCAGCACGAGGCATGTTACACAAtaacacaggaaacaataaACAAGAATCGCCATACTGAAACATTCGCGTTGGCTCGCACAACAAGGAGACAAATCAGAAGCAGGTGCACTGATGGGAGAGCGTCGATGGTAAAGAGCTGCTGAAGGTTTATCGGACTCTAACCCTCTGAGGAGGGACGACCGCAGGACGCGAGGACAGACGTCTGACtctgagccacttcctgtcaaAGCTGTGGCAAAAACATGGAACTGAGATGAAATCTGACCTTGACAGTAGAAGAAGAGGAGTTGGTGTGGACGAGCAGCAGCGTCGGCGCCCCCAGGCTACAGAAAAGGAAGTGCAGCGTATCATTGTCTCCTACGGCTCTCACATGCAGCAGGTCGCCTCCCGGGGGCGCTGTGGACAAACCGGGGTTCAACTCTGTGGACAACTGAAGTTCAAAAAAACCATCAATCAATAATCAGGGATCAAAGGCggatgctgattggctgatcagtGATTCCTTTTCTCCTTTAACTGACAAAACAAACGTATCACGTCTGCGTCAGTTTCCTccggaaaacacacaaataaaagtaaagaataaatcaaacattttcttttttctttcatcaaacAGAGTGAACGTCAAACTGAAACTAAACTGCTGAGTATAGCAGAGTGTGCTGCACCGCGGAATCCATTTCCTCTTCTACCATTTTCCCGTTAAGTTTCTGAAGTATCGTTCAGTGAACATCTGTCTTTGACCGGAAGCTGAGAGAATTAGTTGAATCATTTAACAGCTCTAAAGACTTGGATGTTTGTCTGAAACTAACAAAGTTAAACTACAcggacaaacacagaggagtgaAAACAATCTGCTTTAAACTGAGCAGAAGAATCAAACACCGCAGTTTTCCCGCTGAACGGACGGCGGCTTTTAATTTGGAAGCTTGAGTGTCTGAGCTGAAGGGAACTTTACCGCCGTCACTTCCTCTCTCGTTGTCTCACCTTCCTCTGCTTCGTTTCTGCTCCGCTCATCAAACTCTGACACgaagtaaagacagaaaacacaaagatcaCACAGCGAACCCCGCCGCTCCACCGAGCCGCCATCTTTGTTGTGACCGAACCGCGGAGTCACATGATCTAGGTCGTCATATGTCAGCTGACCGCCGAGAAGCCCCGCCCCGTCTCGATCTTTTTTTAAACGATAAAACCGGCTCGCGACAAACGAAACGTAACGTGAGAACTTTTGATACAAAGAtgcaataaacaaataaacatctataaaaacacatcagaccGCAGGTGACGTCACCTGTCCATGTGACCTCAGGTCAGCAGCAGATCACGTGACACTGGGTTTTCCCAGCAGATCGTTTTATTGTGAAAGACGATGTTTCAGGCTGTTCCGGTCTGAAcgagctgtcaatcaaacagatCGAATTAAAGCTCTCCACACAGGAAGGTTCTCCTTCCACACtctttcaaattaaagctgcagctcTTTATTCTTCAGACTTCTCCGTCCTCATCTGTTTGTATGTTCCTGGCTTTTATCAGGTGAAATGATTAGTTTATTGCGTTCACTGT is a genomic window of Toxotes jaculatrix isolate fToxJac2 chromosome 13, fToxJac2.pri, whole genome shotgun sequence containing:
- the LOC121192365 gene encoding glycosylated lysosomal membrane protein, which codes for MAARWSGGVRCVIFVFSVFTSCQSLMSGAETKQRKLSTELNPGLSTAPPGGDLLHVRAVGDNDTLHFLFCSLGAPTLLLVHTNSSSSTVKVNWPLFLARNTSDSLMVEPESNILYSTAVVFSRLFEYDDVNDTADPTSDLFPPYELRNFTWSRLNQSDPIPLLCGSPTNFTNGSLCLQLSFFDSEGRDQFWPRLKHTADSSQLGVWLDGVLPRAAHSRFLLELQAVGGAYPWSRLEVHQSIDDEYTPSIFKVSRWISSANGSSDVLGFVQWKPVAYRQPHPALEDATPCRHSDPRAQNGEATAASSGLIQGFFSQPDVFGVNVSFGLAGEPFYNSTKFLSWTVLVGVGSPPVDSFSPLVVTIMAVGLGAPVLLLLLGGLWVCIRKSAADSTTAYEPIN